ACTGGTCACTAGCTCCTATCAATGATACTGTGAATGTTACATTTGTATCTTCTCCAGATGCACAAGCTTTAGCGAAGAATAACAAAGCAATGTCATATATAAGCACAGGGGAAGATGGTTTTGCGAAATATAGCTTGAAAATGGTAGGTCAATCAGGCGAAGTTACAACTCCGGTGGCTCCAATTGAACCGTCGAAACCAGAGCCAACGAAACCAACACCAACCAAACCAACACCAACCAAACCAACACCAACCAAACCAACACCAACCAAACCAACACCAACCAAACCTGTAACACCTCCTGTTCAGGAGCCGGAAGCTTCAAAGGTTGTATATGTGATTAAAAAGGGTGATAATCTCTACCGTATCGGTCAAAAGTATGGCGTTGATTGGACGGTAATTGCTAAGTTCAATAAAATTGCGGATGTACATGCCTTGAAAGTCGGTCAAAAAATAACGATTCCTCAATAATACAACAAACTGACAGTGTTTTATTGCTGTCAGTTTATTTATATCTCGGATGAATTACCCCTGATGAATTATAAATGAGAACAAAAGTATTCCCACAAAAATAACCATCATGTTATAATAACTACAGCGATTTTCGGCAAAATATGCCAAGGAGGAGTTCTATTGATCTGCAGCGGCTGCGCTCCAATACAACCTATAGAAGACCAAGGTACGGTACGATTGAAACCCTTGAATTTACAGTTAACGGCTGCAATTCAAGAAAAGGGACTCAGCATGGAAGTTTTCACGGAATTTGTAGCCATTTCATATAACAGCAAAGAGGAGATGTTATATTTACTGCAATTAATACATAATTTACCAATAGAAGCTACAGATCAATTAACAATATCTATAACCGGAATTGAAAAAGATATCAAATTAAGTCCGTGGCTTACCTTATCACAGATTGAGGCTACCTTAGAGCATCACGTTGTTGTTGACATCATTCGTCAAGAAAGATTCACGAATCATATGCAGCCAATTGTAGATATAAATGAACAAATTGTCGGGTTTGAATTTCTGCTTCGCCCAGCCGTGGAAGGGGTATTTTTTCAGCCATCTAATCTTTTTGAGGTCGCTCGAGAGACGGGATTACACTCATTTCTGGATCGGGCGGCGCGGATCTCGGCGATTGAGACGAGTGCGAAGTGGCTTCCGACAGGGTACAAGAGATTTATTAACTTCTTGCCTTCTTCCATTTATAATCCAGAATATTGTTTGACGCATACCTTTGAAACGATTGACCGTCTGAACTTGGACCCTAAAGATTTCGTATTTGAAGTGGTGGAGACGGAGAAGATTGATGACCTACCTCATCTACTAGATATTTTTAATGTATATCGAAGTAATGGGATGACCGTTGCACTTGATGATGTAGGTTCTGGATATTCTACACTAGAGTTGATGACCACCCTTGAGCCTGACTATGTCAAGATTGATCGTAGTCTCATTGATCTTTGTGACAAAGAACCAGTGAAACAGTGTGAGATTAGAAGAATCATTGAAGCAGCAGCCCAGTTCAACGGATTGGTACTTGCAGAGGGTATTGAGCGGTATGAAGAATTTGAATTCTGCAGAGATGCAGGTATCAAGTTTGCTCAAGGGTATTTCTTCGGAAAGCCTGCAGGTCGTCCTCCACACGGTATTCATATTAACTGATAGATGATCCTATAGGGCCGTTTTTATTGCGTCTTTTCATCTAAAGTTATAGAAGATAACCAAACCAACTAAATTCGTATAACGTAACAACCCCCACGGCAGTCTGATGGCTGTGGGGGTTGTTACGTTATATGAACTGCTTTCTTATTGTGTTACAGGTCTACTTGAATGGTGGACAATCCAGTAACCGTATATTCACTACCATGTACATTAACTTGTACTTGGGTATCTGTTTCATTACTTACTGTAACATC
The nucleotide sequence above comes from Paenibacillus sp. IHBB 10380. Encoded proteins:
- a CDS encoding EAL domain-containing protein, whose protein sequence is MICSGCAPIQPIEDQGTVRLKPLNLQLTAAIQEKGLSMEVFTEFVAISYNSKEEMLYLLQLIHNLPIEATDQLTISITGIEKDIKLSPWLTLSQIEATLEHHVVVDIIRQERFTNHMQPIVDINEQIVGFEFLLRPAVEGVFFQPSNLFEVARETGLHSFLDRAARISAIETSAKWLPTGYKRFINFLPSSIYNPEYCLTHTFETIDRLNLDPKDFVFEVVETEKIDDLPHLLDIFNVYRSNGMTVALDDVGSGYSTLELMTTLEPDYVKIDRSLIDLCDKEPVKQCEIRRIIEAAAQFNGLVLAEGIERYEEFEFCRDAGIKFAQGYFFGKPAGRPPHGIHIN